In Chitinophaga oryzae, the sequence TTCCGGCAGATGTCTGCCAGGTGTGCCAGTATGGCTTTTCCATACCCTTTGCCCTGCGCTGCCGGCAATGTGGCCAGCTTGCGGAACTGCGCCTCTCCTTTTCCGGGAAACAGCGACACCACCGTCACCAGCTGTCCGCCGTCGAACACGCCGAAATGCAGGCCGTCGGCGTCATGGTCTACCGTTACTGCCTCCAGCGTTGCGTTGGGATACAACACATCTCTGCGTATGCGTAACAGGGCGTCATCCACACTGATCCTTCTGATTTGCATTTTATAAGTTCAAAAAGTTTTCGATGATACGGGCGCCGTGTTCCGCCGATTTTTCGGGGTGGAACTGCACCGCATAAAAATTATCTTTCTGCAACGCAGCACTGTAGTTGATCACATAATTGGTGATGGCCACCGTGTCTGCGCCCAGCGCTGCATAATAACTGTGCACGAAGTACATGTAGCTGTTTTCCGGCACATGCTCAAACATCACGCTGTGCAGACCGGTAATGTTATTCCATCCTATCTGTGGTATCTTCAGCAGGTTTTCTACCGGAGAAGTGAAACGTTTCACTTCCACATCAAATACACCGATGCACGGCGTATCGTTCTCTTCCGAGTGGCGGCACAGCAACTGCATACCCAGGCAGATGCCCAGCACCGGCTGTTGCAGGCCGGCAATCAGCTTGTCGAGGTTACGCTCCTGCAGGTACCGCATGGCAGTACTGGCTTCGCCTACCCCAGGGAAAATCACCCTGTCGGCCGACAGGATCTCTTCCGGATTATCCGTCACAATACCGTTTACGCCCAAACGCTCCAGCGCAAACTGTACGGAGCGGATATTCCCGGCATTGTATTTTATGATAGCTGTTTTCATAATTACGAATTAGGAATTACGAATTACGAATGAAGAACTTCGAATCCGCATGGAGGCTTCAGCAGCCGCCAAATTCGTAATTCGTAATTCGTAATTCGTAATTCTATTTAATGGATCCTATAAAATTACGAACTGTATCGTCAATATCCTTGCCTTCTCCCAACGCTTTGATAAACGCGGTGCCGATAATAGCGCCGTTGGTATAACGGCAGGCGGCGTCGAAGGTGGCTTTGTCTTTAATGCCAAAACCGATGAGCACCGGGTTTTGCAGCTTCAGCTGCTGCAGTCTTTCGAAATAAGCCTGCTGGTGCGACATGTCTTTGTCTTTTCCGGTAGTAGAAGAAGAAGACACGGCATACAGGAAACCTTTGCTCAGGCTGTCCAGCTGGCGAATACGCTCATCGCTGGTTTCCGGGGTCACCAGGAAGATGAGGTTTACGTTGTTTTCTTCGAAGATGGTTTTGTACTCCGCCACGTATTCCGCCATGGGCAGATCGGGCAGGATAACGCCATCGACGCCTACTTCCGCACATTTCTTCACGAAGGCTTCCACGCCGTACAGCAATACCGGGTTGAAGTACCCCATCAGGATAACGGGGACGTGTATACGGTCCCGGAAGCCGGCCAGCTGTTCAAAGAGTTTGTGCACGCTCATGCCATTTTTCAACGCACGGGTACCGCTGTCCTGGATAACAGGGCCGTCGGCCAGCGGGTCGGAAAAAGGCATGCCCAGCTCGATGAGGTCTGCCCCGTGTTGCTGCAGGGCTGTCATCACCGGCAGGGTATCGTTCAGCTCCGGATACCCGGCGGTACAATATATATTCAGAACACCGTGTTGTTTGGCTGCAAACAATTGGTCAATACGGTTTTGCATACTCCAGATTATTTATTCATGTGACGGATATAGGTATTCAGGTCTTTATCACCGCGGCCTGACAGGCATACCACCACCACATCGTCGGGGT encodes:
- the hisH gene encoding imidazole glycerol phosphate synthase subunit HisH, which gives rise to MKTAIIKYNAGNIRSVQFALERLGVNGIVTDNPEEILSADRVIFPGVGEASTAMRYLQERNLDKLIAGLQQPVLGICLGMQLLCRHSEENDTPCIGVFDVEVKRFTSPVENLLKIPQIGWNNITGLHSVMFEHVPENSYMYFVHSYYAALGADTVAITNYVINYSAALQKDNFYAVQFHPEKSAEHGARIIENFLNL
- the trpA gene encoding tryptophan synthase subunit alpha, giving the protein MQNRIDQLFAAKQHGVLNIYCTAGYPELNDTLPVMTALQQHGADLIELGMPFSDPLADGPVIQDSGTRALKNGMSVHKLFEQLAGFRDRIHVPVILMGYFNPVLLYGVEAFVKKCAEVGVDGVILPDLPMAEYVAEYKTIFEENNVNLIFLVTPETSDERIRQLDSLSKGFLYAVSSSSTTGKDKDMSHQQAYFERLQQLKLQNPVLIGFGIKDKATFDAACRYTNGAIIGTAFIKALGEGKDIDDTVRNFIGSIK